Proteins encoded by one window of Homoserinimonas aerilata:
- a CDS encoding TadE/TadG family type IV pilus assembly protein, producing the protein MTGRVRALFRAERGSAPAEFVMVAALLTVLTLSVMQLALALHIRNTVLDAASEGARYASLADNELSDGARRTQELITTAIGPGYAGDVTVTSQTHLGHPAAVVTVRAPLPLIGLIGISHGLEVSGHAALETLE; encoded by the coding sequence ATGACTGGCCGTGTGCGGGCGCTGTTCCGCGCCGAACGGGGCTCCGCACCCGCAGAATTCGTCATGGTCGCTGCGCTGCTCACCGTGCTCACACTGTCGGTCATGCAACTCGCCCTCGCGCTGCACATCCGCAACACCGTGCTCGACGCGGCCTCTGAGGGTGCCCGCTACGCATCCCTGGCCGACAACGAACTCTCCGACGGGGCGCGGCGCACACAGGAGCTCATCACGACCGCCATCGGCCCCGGCTATGCGGGCGACGTTACCGTCACCTCGCAGACGCACCTCGGGCATCCGGCCGCAGTCGTCACGGTGCGGGCACCACTGCCCCTCATCGGACTCATCGGCATCAGCCACGGACTGGAGGTGAGCGGGCATGCGGCGCTGGAAACGCTGGAGTGA
- a CDS encoding type II secretion system F family protein, whose translation MSSFATGLGPWALACGIALGVGLWTLLGMVPRFARPRLLARVAPHVSDVSEEAHAMQRARNAEAFPVLGALLGPVLARLRRILSSVLGGGASVELRLHQAGSRLTLEAFRSRQLVWGVIGLGTGTVLATVLGSLRPTPLILAVAVVIVAGVAGVLLCDWLLQRRAASRIARITAELPLVLEFLSLSLSAGEGILDALRRVAHVSRGELSGELGSVLAEVNTGLPLSESLTRCARQLQLPAFTRCVEQVTGALERGSPLAEVLRAQAQDARDDTKRHLLEVAGKKEVTMLIPLVFLILPITVIFAIFPGVFVLQLGF comes from the coding sequence GTGAGCTCGTTCGCCACCGGGCTCGGCCCGTGGGCGCTCGCCTGCGGGATCGCCCTCGGCGTCGGCCTCTGGACGCTGCTCGGCATGGTGCCCCGCTTCGCCCGCCCGCGCCTCCTCGCCCGTGTCGCACCCCACGTCTCCGACGTCTCCGAAGAGGCCCACGCGATGCAGCGGGCGCGCAACGCCGAAGCGTTTCCGGTGCTGGGTGCACTCCTCGGGCCTGTTCTCGCGCGTCTGCGTCGCATCCTCTCCTCCGTACTCGGAGGGGGCGCGAGCGTCGAACTGCGCCTCCACCAGGCGGGCTCCCGCCTCACCCTCGAGGCCTTCCGTTCGCGGCAGCTCGTCTGGGGCGTCATCGGACTGGGAACAGGAACGGTGCTCGCGACGGTACTCGGCAGCCTTCGGCCCACCCCGCTGATCCTCGCCGTGGCAGTCGTGATCGTCGCCGGCGTCGCGGGTGTGCTGCTGTGTGACTGGCTCCTGCAGCGCCGGGCCGCCTCCCGCATCGCCCGCATCACCGCCGAGCTGCCGCTCGTGCTCGAGTTCCTCAGCCTGAGCCTCTCCGCAGGGGAGGGCATCCTCGACGCGCTCCGCCGGGTGGCGCATGTCAGCCGGGGCGAACTGTCCGGCGAACTGGGCAGTGTGCTGGCCGAGGTCAACACCGGGCTGCCGCTCTCAGAATCCCTGACGCGCTGCGCCCGGCAGCTGCAACTCCCCGCATTCACCCGCTGCGTCGAACAGGTCACCGGCGCGCTCGAGCGAGGCTCCCCACTCGCCGAAGTACTTCGGGCCCAGGCGCAGGATGCCCGTGACGACACCAAGCGCCACCTGCTCGAAGTGGCCGGCAAGAAAGAGGTGACGATGCTTATCCCGCTCGTCTTCCTCATCCTGCCGATCACCGTAATTTTTGCCATCTTCCCTGGGGTCTTCGTGCTCCAGCTCGGCTTCTGA
- a CDS encoding type II secretion system F family protein, which produces MIDTSLERLVLPLALGIALGLGLLLMASPLLWPERQRRDSGTSRLMSTLAERLALAGLPSATPVMLLVASALLALLCGALVLAFVPVIALGLAAAVIGGMVPISVVTWRARARRRANRALWPDVVDHLVSAVRSGLSLPDALAALAHTGPLHSRAAFEEFERDYRSTANFSRCLDRLKQRLADPVADRILETLRMSREVGGSDLTAVLRNLSAYLRQEAAIRSEVEARQSWVVNAARLGAVAPWVVLLLLASRPEAALAYNSAGGVALIAGGLAVTVLAYRIMLAIGRLPEESRWFQ; this is translated from the coding sequence ATGATCGACACCTCCCTCGAACGCCTTGTTCTTCCGCTCGCCTTGGGCATCGCCCTCGGTCTGGGGCTGCTGCTCATGGCCTCTCCGCTGCTGTGGCCGGAACGTCAGCGGCGCGACTCCGGCACGTCCAGGTTGATGTCCACGCTCGCGGAACGGCTCGCCCTCGCCGGTCTGCCCTCGGCGACCCCGGTGATGCTCCTCGTGGCGTCGGCGCTGCTCGCCCTTCTCTGCGGCGCGCTCGTGCTGGCATTCGTGCCGGTCATCGCCCTCGGGCTCGCCGCTGCGGTCATCGGCGGGATGGTGCCGATCTCGGTCGTGACCTGGCGGGCCCGCGCCCGACGCAGGGCCAACCGCGCGCTCTGGCCCGACGTCGTCGACCACCTCGTCTCGGCGGTCCGCTCGGGGCTCTCCCTCCCCGACGCGCTCGCAGCGCTCGCTCACACCGGGCCCCTGCATTCCCGCGCCGCCTTCGAGGAGTTCGAGCGCGACTATCGCAGCACCGCGAACTTCTCGCGCTGCCTCGACCGTCTCAAGCAGCGCCTCGCCGACCCCGTTGCCGATCGAATCCTTGAGACACTGCGGATGTCGCGCGAGGTCGGCGGCAGCGACCTCACCGCGGTCCTGCGCAACCTCTCCGCCTATCTTCGGCAGGAGGCCGCGATCCGCTCAGAGGTGGAGGCTCGGCAGTCGTGGGTCGTGAACGCGGCGAGGCTCGGCGCGGTCGCACCCTGGGTGGTGCTCCTGCTGCTCGCCTCGCGGCCCGAGGCGGCCCTCGCCTACAACAGCGCAGGCGGGGTCGCACTCATCGCGGGCGGCCTCGCCGTCACGGTGCTCGCATACCGCATCATGCTCGCCATCGGGCGGCTGCCGGAGGAGAGCAGGTGGTTCCAGTGA
- a CDS encoding CpaF family protein, translated as MSQAVSIITERVRERVRREGIDLGGDRELAGRLVRDEVRSYSERALAGTLPMLADEQGTARDVIASIVGLGPLQPLLDDPDIEEIWINAPDRVFVARGGVSEQTGIVLSPAQVRDLVERMLQSTGRRVDLSSPFVDASLPDSSRLHVTIPDVTREHWAVNIRKFTRRIAQLQALVELGSLTPLAAEFLRMCVLSGQNIVVSGATQAGKTTLLGALLSAARPSDRIVTVEETFELDVTARDVVAMQCRQPSLEGTGEITLRRLIKESLRMRPDRLVVGEVREAESLDLLIALNSGLPGACSVHANSAQDALAKLCILPLLAGRNIDASFVVPTVASVVDIVVHCELDRHGARRVTEIIAPTGEIDDGAILSTGIFSMRSGELAATGALPARMAKFRAAGLDPAVLLQPGTAAVAHAVTPVPVEETGAA; from the coding sequence ATGTCCCAAGCTGTGTCGATCATCACCGAGCGCGTGCGCGAACGCGTGCGACGGGAGGGCATCGACCTCGGCGGAGACCGCGAGCTGGCAGGCAGGCTCGTGCGCGACGAGGTGCGCAGCTACAGCGAGCGGGCGCTCGCCGGCACGCTGCCGATGCTCGCCGACGAGCAGGGCACGGCGCGCGATGTCATCGCCTCGATCGTCGGCCTGGGTCCGCTGCAGCCGCTGCTCGATGATCCGGACATTGAAGAGATCTGGATCAATGCTCCCGACAGGGTCTTCGTGGCCAGGGGTGGGGTCTCCGAGCAGACCGGCATAGTGCTGAGCCCTGCGCAGGTGCGCGATCTGGTCGAGAGGATGCTGCAGTCCACGGGCAGGCGCGTCGACCTGAGCTCACCGTTCGTCGACGCATCGCTGCCCGACTCCTCGCGACTGCACGTGACCATCCCCGACGTGACGCGCGAGCACTGGGCGGTGAACATCCGCAAATTCACGCGGCGCATCGCCCAACTGCAGGCGCTCGTCGAGCTGGGGTCGCTCACCCCACTGGCAGCCGAATTCCTGCGGATGTGCGTGCTCTCCGGTCAGAACATCGTCGTCTCGGGCGCAACCCAGGCGGGCAAGACGACGCTCCTCGGGGCGCTGCTGTCGGCGGCGCGGCCCTCCGACCGCATCGTCACCGTGGAGGAGACCTTCGAGCTCGACGTGACCGCGCGCGACGTCGTTGCCATGCAGTGCCGCCAGCCCAGTCTGGAGGGCACGGGCGAGATAACCCTGAGACGCCTCATCAAGGAGTCGCTGCGGATGCGCCCCGACCGTCTCGTCGTCGGAGAGGTGCGCGAGGCGGAGTCCCTCGACCTGCTCATCGCGCTCAACTCTGGCCTGCCGGGCGCGTGCAGCGTGCACGCGAACAGTGCACAGGATGCTCTGGCGAAGCTGTGCATCCTGCCTCTGCTGGCCGGGCGCAACATCGATGCCTCCTTCGTTGTGCCGACCGTCGCATCCGTCGTCGACATAGTCGTGCACTGCGAGCTCGACCGGCACGGCGCCCGCCGCGTGACCGAGATCATCGCCCCGACGGGCGAGATCGACGACGGGGCCATCCTCTCCACGGGCATCTTCTCGATGCGATCCGGTGAGCTTGCCGCCACGGGAGCCCTTCCGGCGCGGATGGCGAAGTTCCGCGCCGCAGGGCTCGACCCGGCCGTACTGCTGCAGCCGGGCACCGCGGCGGTGGCGCACGCGGTGACACCGGTGCCGGTGGAAGAGACGGGTGCGGCATGA
- a CDS encoding anthranilate synthase family protein: MDTLLSRLLASDAPLALIRRHDEPFVHVLGGSIVDVDSLDAIPLARDGVPADVLALVPFRQIAERGFEAKDDGTPLRCLLVDERETVAVDELLARLEARPGRLQNGAFDTSDADYARIVRTVIDDEIGAGQGANFVIRRDFEATSELPPRAAVLAWFRELLLAERGAYWTFAVHAPGGLTAPAASVSLVGASPERHISVEPDPAGGAAVATMNPISGTYRHPAGGPDPDGFLRFLQDAKETEELFMVVDEEMKMMSRICGEGGRIHGPFVKQMAALTHTEYVLKGRTRLAPVDVLRHSMFAPTVTGSPMQNACSVIARHETSGRGYYAGVLALFEAQPDGSHTLDAPILIRTAYVSGRPDGGSRVRVPVGATLVRHSDPESETAETWAKATGILRAIGALPRETDAPKQTVPRLADVPGAEALLAARNERLAGFWMAQQYPRPGVGGATLAGRSAVIIDAEDEFSAMLAHQLRAAGMLVEVRSWRSVTDSSFAGADLVVAGPGPGDPSDLADPRIARMHELVRDRVASGLPLLAVCLSHQVLCLQLGLPIERLASPHQGLALRVPMPGGPATVGFYNTFTALAPAGVELPGVELSVDPRGQVHAVQGEGFASVQGHLESVLSLDGNAVLLGLVERLLGVREDAVVG, encoded by the coding sequence ATGGACACTCTGCTCAGCCGGCTGCTCGCATCCGATGCGCCTCTCGCTCTCATCCGCCGTCATGACGAGCCGTTCGTGCACGTGCTCGGCGGCAGCATCGTCGACGTCGACTCGCTCGACGCGATCCCGCTGGCGCGTGATGGGGTGCCGGCCGATGTGCTGGCGCTGGTGCCGTTCCGCCAGATCGCGGAGCGCGGCTTCGAGGCGAAGGATGACGGCACGCCGCTGCGCTGCCTCCTGGTGGACGAGCGGGAGACGGTCGCCGTCGACGAGCTCCTCGCGCGCCTGGAGGCCCGACCGGGCCGGCTGCAAAACGGGGCATTCGATACCTCAGACGCCGACTACGCGCGCATCGTTCGTACCGTCATCGACGACGAGATCGGTGCAGGGCAGGGCGCCAACTTCGTGATCAGGCGCGACTTCGAGGCGACCAGCGAGCTGCCTCCGCGGGCCGCTGTGCTGGCGTGGTTCCGCGAACTGCTGCTCGCCGAGCGGGGCGCCTACTGGACCTTCGCGGTGCACGCGCCGGGCGGTCTGACCGCGCCGGCGGCATCCGTCTCCCTTGTCGGCGCCAGCCCGGAGCGGCACATCAGCGTCGAACCCGACCCTGCGGGCGGTGCGGCGGTCGCCACCATGAACCCCATCAGCGGCACCTACCGACACCCGGCGGGTGGCCCCGACCCGGACGGCTTTCTGCGCTTCCTGCAGGACGCGAAGGAGACGGAGGAGCTCTTCATGGTCGTCGATGAGGAGATGAAGATGATGAGCCGGATCTGCGGCGAGGGAGGGCGCATCCACGGGCCATTCGTGAAGCAGATGGCGGCGCTCACCCACACCGAGTACGTGCTGAAGGGCCGCACCCGGCTCGCCCCGGTCGACGTGCTGCGGCACTCGATGTTCGCCCCCACCGTGACCGGGTCGCCCATGCAGAACGCCTGCTCCGTCATCGCGCGGCACGAGACGAGCGGCCGAGGCTACTACGCGGGCGTGCTCGCCCTCTTCGAGGCGCAGCCAGACGGCTCGCACACGCTCGACGCGCCCATCCTCATCCGCACCGCCTATGTGAGCGGCCGGCCGGATGGCGGGAGTCGGGTGCGCGTGCCCGTCGGGGCGACGCTCGTGCGGCACTCGGACCCGGAGTCGGAGACGGCCGAGACGTGGGCGAAGGCCACCGGTATTCTGCGTGCCATCGGGGCGTTGCCGCGAGAGACGGATGCCCCGAAACAGACGGTGCCGCGCCTTGCGGATGTTCCGGGGGCGGAGGCCCTGCTGGCCGCACGCAACGAACGGTTGGCCGGGTTCTGGATGGCGCAGCAGTATCCGCGGCCCGGGGTCGGCGGCGCCACACTCGCCGGGCGCAGTGCCGTCATCATCGACGCCGAGGACGAATTCAGTGCCATGCTCGCCCACCAGTTGCGGGCGGCGGGGATGCTCGTGGAGGTGCGGTCGTGGAGGAGCGTCACCGACAGCAGTTTCGCGGGTGCGGACCTCGTCGTTGCGGGCCCAGGGCCGGGCGACCCGAGCGACCTCGCCGACCCCCGCATCGCGCGCATGCACGAGCTCGTGCGCGACCGTGTCGCATCCGGGCTGCCGCTGCTGGCGGTGTGTCTGAGTCACCAGGTGCTGTGCCTGCAGCTCGGGCTGCCGATCGAGCGACTTGCCTCCCCGCACCAGGGGCTTGCACTGCGCGTGCCGATGCCGGGCGGCCCGGCCACCGTCGGCTTCTACAACACGTTCACGGCTCTCGCGCCCGCCGGGGTGGAGCTGCCCGGCGTCGAACTGAGCGTCGACCCGCGCGGGCAGGTGCACGCCGTGCAGGGCGAGGGTTTCGCCTCCGTGCAGGGACACCTCGAATCGGTGCTCTCGCTCGACGGCAACGCCGTGCTCCTCGGACTGGTGGAGAGGCTGCTCGGGGTGCGGGAGGACGCCGTGGTGGGGTGA